AGCAGCGAGCACGGCTTACTGCACCTGTACACCGCCGAGGGCACCTCCTTTTTCGCGAGCCGAGTGGGGCAGAGCGTGGCGAAAACCATCACGGTCAACATCAACGCCTCGCTCGGCACCAACCGCTGGGAAGTGGTGCAGACGCGCCTCGGCGAGGTGCAGCAAGGCTTTCGCGATATGAAAAAGGCCGTCGGCCAGCTGCGTGACGGGGCCGTTAACCTGAGTGACGGGGCCGGACGCCTCGCCTCGGGGGCCGCCAGCCTGACGGACGGCACAGCGGAGGTGGCGCGGGGAGCGCGGGCCCTCTCAGGCGGAGCCGACAAGCTCGCGAGCGGCGTGAACAGGTCGGCCGTGGGCACGGTCAAGTTGTCGGATGCATTGCGGCGGCTGGAAGCCGCCGCTCCCGGCGAGACGCAACTGGCCCCGCTGCGTAAGGGGACGGCGCAACTCGCGCAGGGTGCGGGCAAACTGGCCGGAGGACTCGACCAGCTGTCGGCCGGGGCGCAGAAGCTCGGGAGCGGGGCCGGGCAACTCGCGGCGGGGGCGGCAAAGGTCAATGCCGGAACGGGGCGGCTCGCCGTGCAGGCTCCCAAGCTGGCGGAAGGGCTGGGGCAGCTTCAGGCGGGGGGCGAGCGCCTCTCGGCCGGGGCCGGGAAGCTGGCCGAAGGGGCAGGCAAGGTCAAGGCGGGCTCGGCGGAACTGGCGGCCAGAACGCCAGACCTCGCCTCGGGCCTGACGCAACTTCGGGGGGGCAGCGCTGGGCTCGCGGCGGGGACAGGCCAGCTCACCACTGGAGCCGAGAAGCTCAAGGCGGGCACTTCTCAACTGGCTGCCCAGGTTCCACAACTCGCGGCCAGCCTGGGGCAGCTGGCGGACGGAGCGCAGGGGCTGGCGGACCGTGCGGCCCAGCTCTCGGCCGGGGCGCAGAAAGCGGCCCCCGGCACGCCGCTGGCACAGGGTGCAGGTCAGCTTCAGGCTGGGGCGACGAAGCTTGTCACGGGGACCCAGCAGGCCGCCGAGGGCGCGGGCAAGCTGACCGCGGGCACGAAGCCCCTGGCCGATGGAGCCGCACAACTCCAGTCCGGTGCGCAGGACCTTCAGGCTGGGGCTGAGACGCTGAACACGGGCCTGGGAAAGGCGGCGCAGGGGGCCGGGAAGTTGGTGGCCGGAAGCCAGCAACTCGCCTCGGGGACGGCCCAGCTTCAGATTGGGGCGCAGGACCTGCAGGTGGGCGCGGCCACCCTCGCTGTCCGAACGCGGGAAGCGGCGGCGGGCGCGCAGCAGTTGGCCGCTGGTGCCGGACAACTGGCGAGCGGCACTGCCCAGCTTCAGCAAGGTGCGGGGAAGCTCCAGGCTGGAGCGGCCACCCTCGCGGCCCGTACAGCTGAGGCGGCGCAGGGGGCACGCCAGCTCCAGTCGGGCGCTGGGCAACTTCGGGCTGGGATGGACCGTCTGACGGACGGCAACGTCAAGATCAAGGGCGCGCTGCGCCAGATCACCTCTCAGCTTCCCACCCAGAAGGACCTGGACGCGCTGAGCAGCGGCGCGAACACCCTTGCGGCCCGCAGCGGCGATCTGGCAGAGGGTGCGGTAAAAGTGCAGGGCGGAGCGCAAAAGTTATCGGGTGGCGCGGCGGAGCTCAAGAACGGCGCAGGCCAGCTTCGGGACGGTTTGAACACCCTTTACGGCAAGGTTCCCTCCTCCTCTGCCGAACTGGGCGGCGACCCAGGGGGACTGGCCCAGAGCGTGCAGCTGCAGGAGACCAAGACTGCGGCGGTACCCAACAACGGTACGGCGCTGGCCCCCTACTTCATGGCGCTGTCGCTGTGGGTGGGCGTTACGCTGACCACCTTTCTCTTTCCGTACAACACGCTCGCAGAAAGCAGCCGGGGCACCCTTCGCCTCGCGCGCGTCCTGCGGAAGGCGGCCGTGCCTGCGGTGATCGTGACGGCGCAGGCGCTGATTGTGGTGCTGGGCGTTCACCTTCTGGGTGTGGAGTACAGCAACGTGGGCGGCGTGCTGCTCACCGCCGTGTCCAGCAGCCTGACCTTTCTGGCCGTGGTGCTGGCCCTGCTCACCCTGCTGGGCAGCGCGGGGCGGCTGGTGGCGCTGATCTTGCTGATCTTGCAACTGGCGGCCAGCGGCGGTACGTACCCGGTGGAACTCTCCGGGCCGTTCTTTCAGGCGCTGAACCGCGTCGTGCCCATCGCGGACACGGTGAGGGGGCTGCGGGCCACCATTTTCGGCTCGTACAACGGTACGTTCGGACCCGAACTCGCGCGGCTGGCGCTGACCTTTGCCGCCGCCTTCGGGCTGTCGCTGCTGGGCCGCCGCTGGCTGTTCGTACCTGATGGGCAGGTCAAGCCGGTGGTGATCAACGAGGGGACAGCCTAAGGACGCGGGGCAGAGGGAAGGGAGGCGGGGCCGGGTGGGTCGGCCCCGCCTCCCCGTTTTTTGTTGACTACCCCCCGCGCATGGCCGCCCGCGCCTGCTCCTGCAGGGGCCGCCACGCCACCTTGCCCGTCGCGCCGCGTGGGAGGCTGTCCACGAACTGGTAGTCGCGGGGCACCTTGTACGTCGCCATCTGGGTCCGGGCCCAGGACCCGATCTCCTCCCCAGTGGCGCTCTGGCCGGGCTTCAACACGATCAATGCGCGGGCACGCTCGCCGGTGCGCTCGTCAGGGACGGCGATCACGCAGGCTTCCTGCACCGCCGGGTGCCCATGCAGGGTGTTTTCCACCTCGGCCGGCCAGACCTTCATGCCCGAGACGTTCACCATGCGCTTGAGGCGGTCGGTGAAGAAGAAGTAACCTTCCTCGTCCATGTAGCCGAGGTCCCCCGAGCGGAAGAACTGCTTGCCGCCCAGATCCATGAAGGCTTCGGCGGTGGCGTCGGACCGGTTCCAGTAGCCCTTCATCACCTGCGGCCCTTGAATGACGATTTCGCCAACACCGCCGGGAGGCAGTTCCGCGCCGCTGTCGAGGTCCACCACCCGGGCGTCCACCCCGAACAGCGGCACGCCGAGGCATTGAAGCTTCTGGCGGCCCGGCGGGTTGGAGTGCGACTGCGCCATGGTCTCGGTGAGGCCGTAGCCCTCCATGAAGGTGATGCCGGTGAGGTCCAGCAGCCGCTGACCGATGGCCGCGGGAAGGCTCGCGCCGCCGCCCGTCACGTTGCGCAGGCTTTGCAGGTCTGCCGGGTTGAAGTTTGGCGAGGCCATCATGTCGATGACCATGGTGGCGGTGTTCGTCCAGAGCTTCACCCTGTGCTCGCGGATCAGGGTCCGGGCGGCGTCACGGTCCCAGCGGGCCAGAATGACGATTTTGCCCCCGCCATTGATGGGCGAGAGCAGGCTGTTGACAAAGCCGGTGACGTGGAAGAAGGGCAGCGTCGCTAAAAACACGTCTTCCACGTTGCCGTTTACCCACACGCCTGCGCCGAAGACATTGGCCTGTACGGTGCTGTGCGTGTGCATACAGCCCTTGGGCATGCCGGTGGTGCCGCTGGTGTAGGGCAGCACGCAGAGGTCATCGGGGCCGACTTCGGCAGCGGGGGCAGGGCCGGTTTCGAGGGCGGCCTCCAGCGTCACGTCACCTTCCTGCAGCTCGGGGTTCAGGTCCAGGCCGTCGGGAAGGGGCACCCCGGCCCGGCCCGCATCCGTGCCCTCCATCACGTTGGCGACGATGGCGTGGGACAGGCCCGCTTCCTTCGCCCGCCCATACAGTTCTGCGCCCACCACGCCCACCCGAATGCCCGCGTCGCCCAGAAAATAGGCGAATTCACGTGCCTGGAGCATGGGCGCGAGCGGCACCACCACCGCCCCGAGGTGCCAGGCGGCGTGGGCGGCGATCACCCAGGCGGGGCTATTTTGCAGCCACACGGCCACCCGGTCTCCCTTGCCCACGCCCTGCTTGGCGAGGTGTCCGGCAAGGTGCTCCGCCGCCTGCCGGAGTTCGCGGTAGGTGAGCTCACGCCCGTAAAACCACAGCGCCACCTTGTCGGGGTAGCGCTCAGCGGACACGCGCAGGTTGTGCATCAGGCCGGTCTGCGGCAGCGTGAGCTGCCTGGGCTTGTGCTCGGGCCAGTAACGTCCCACCGTGGGCGTGGCGGGCGCAACGGGGCGGGGGGGTTCAGCAAAGGGATCGTGCGTCATGGCAAACCTCGGAAGGGAAGATGGAAAGGAAGTCCTGGCCGCACGCGCGGCCGCCGGGAATGAATGAGGTGTGGCCCGAGTGTAGGGCA
This is a stretch of genomic DNA from Deinococcus hopiensis KR-140. It encodes these proteins:
- a CDS encoding YhgE/Pip domain-containing protein → MSVPSPDASRSGPASNGRNLWTDLRTLAPAERGLWRHPLMWASAVAITAVPVLYATVYLSSAWDPYGDLKRLPVAVVNLDRGTVRDGKTYNVGGEALKHLREDPPVRLVDYRSEAGAQAAVRAGQVYFALTFPADFSRRAVNGASSEHGLLHLYTAEGTSFFASRVGQSVAKTITVNINASLGTNRWEVVQTRLGEVQQGFRDMKKAVGQLRDGAVNLSDGAGRLASGAASLTDGTAEVARGARALSGGADKLASGVNRSAVGTVKLSDALRRLEAAAPGETQLAPLRKGTAQLAQGAGKLAGGLDQLSAGAQKLGSGAGQLAAGAAKVNAGTGRLAVQAPKLAEGLGQLQAGGERLSAGAGKLAEGAGKVKAGSAELAARTPDLASGLTQLRGGSAGLAAGTGQLTTGAEKLKAGTSQLAAQVPQLAASLGQLADGAQGLADRAAQLSAGAQKAAPGTPLAQGAGQLQAGATKLVTGTQQAAEGAGKLTAGTKPLADGAAQLQSGAQDLQAGAETLNTGLGKAAQGAGKLVAGSQQLASGTAQLQIGAQDLQVGAATLAVRTREAAAGAQQLAAGAGQLASGTAQLQQGAGKLQAGAATLAARTAEAAQGARQLQSGAGQLRAGMDRLTDGNVKIKGALRQITSQLPTQKDLDALSSGANTLAARSGDLAEGAVKVQGGAQKLSGGAAELKNGAGQLRDGLNTLYGKVPSSSAELGGDPGGLAQSVQLQETKTAAVPNNGTALAPYFMALSLWVGVTLTTFLFPYNTLAESSRGTLRLARVLRKAAVPAVIVTAQALIVVLGVHLLGVEYSNVGGVLLTAVSSSLTFLAVVLALLTLLGSAGRLVALILLILQLAASGGTYPVELSGPFFQALNRVVPIADTVRGLRATIFGSYNGTFGPELARLALTFAAAFGLSLLGRRWLFVPDGQVKPVVINEGTA
- a CDS encoding long-chain-fatty-acid--CoA ligase, with product MTHDPFAEPPRPVAPATPTVGRYWPEHKPRQLTLPQTGLMHNLRVSAERYPDKVALWFYGRELTYRELRQAAEHLAGHLAKQGVGKGDRVAVWLQNSPAWVIAAHAAWHLGAVVVPLAPMLQAREFAYFLGDAGIRVGVVGAELYGRAKEAGLSHAIVANVMEGTDAGRAGVPLPDGLDLNPELQEGDVTLEAALETGPAPAAEVGPDDLCVLPYTSGTTGMPKGCMHTHSTVQANVFGAGVWVNGNVEDVFLATLPFFHVTGFVNSLLSPINGGGKIVILARWDRDAARTLIREHRVKLWTNTATMVIDMMASPNFNPADLQSLRNVTGGGASLPAAIGQRLLDLTGITFMEGYGLTETMAQSHSNPPGRQKLQCLGVPLFGVDARVVDLDSGAELPPGGVGEIVIQGPQVMKGYWNRSDATAEAFMDLGGKQFFRSGDLGYMDEEGYFFFTDRLKRMVNVSGMKVWPAEVENTLHGHPAVQEACVIAVPDERTGERARALIVLKPGQSATGEEIGSWARTQMATYKVPRDYQFVDSLPRGATGKVAWRPLQEQARAAMRGG